The proteins below come from a single Alligator mississippiensis isolate rAllMis1 chromosome 2, rAllMis1, whole genome shotgun sequence genomic window:
- the LOC106740206 gene encoding protein O-GlcNAcase isoform X4 — MSARPGPLCGVVEGFYGRPWSMEQRKLLFQWLKRWGLNCYMYAPKDELKHRLLWREPYTEHEAAQLASLIAAAREQGVELVFALSTGQDMVFSSASDRLLLQRKLRQVAAAGCSSFALLFDDIDPALCQADRAVFPSLAQAQASVANEAYRALGQPPVFLFCPTEYCSALCSPSPSRSRYLLALGQELLPGIGIIWTGPKVVSQELSLALLEEVEGVLGRSPVIWDNLYANDYDCRRVFLGPFTGRPPGLMSRLRGLLLNPNGELQANYVPLHTLGTWLRCSRRGHGMHTEEDAAAETQEEPSYSPQEALDQALRDWVAEIRQQVPDPAGSPEEMVSEPEPGPSSESRSHPKPLSAAAGSREPAPAPGLHSKSRVLEGAAEPGDSNTGQDGAAPMGRDEDMAPEAPVPPPAAQVPTTPGLSTPRGTAVANARWSPPVPVADSTDDADPASPRASTANSCRSPPVPVANGASASLDPALPVAHVTDAIQSTAVLVADGVSTKLSPALPLAHGTGAGSEPPWAQAESSPAKGLGLEEVRLLVELFYLPYEHGAQAAQLLQHFRWLQANRRGARAPGRASDADLEEQWQCRAEAFQQLCSRICHLHGRFVSCASRALRYDLHRYLWDLRTVVLAARAFALWMDGRILADPDPQGTWRSCFRWCQSSAAALALAGDAEPWVRHGGLSGELQALLPVGNSCELFHYPPPLVPSSQHYTLRPLLPQDQDELYRLCREGVECGPDAAETLAAHPDLLGDWLLGSFLRLSPKYTFVLEDMAGPCGYAAGTLRAQSFLQQREHIWLPAMRLKYPRAPDSAAAQGAVGEALMSFQAEPLAVPPAVLQRFPSLVQLGTAPRALDPGAARSLAIALLSALRANGSRGVFCEVSAAHHHQLHFYGKLGFVTLPGGRTHGPHTQLLGRLL; from the exons ATGTCGGCGCGGCCGGGCCCGCTGTGCGGGGTGGTGGAAG GCTTCTATGGGAGACCGTGGTCCATGGAGCAGAGAAAGCTTCTCTTCCAATG GCTCAAGCGCTGGGGGCTGAACTGCTACATGTACGCGCCCAAGGATGAGCTGAAACACCGGCTGCTCTGGCGGGAACCCTACACAGAGCACGAGGCAG cccagctggcatcGCTCATCGCGGCCGCACGGGAGCAGGGCGTGGAGCTCGTCTTCGCCCTCTCCACGGGGCAGGACATGGTGTTCTCCAGCGCCAGCGACCGGCTCCTGCTGCAGCGCAAACTCAGGCAG GTGGCAGCGGCCGGGTGCAGCTCCTTCGCGCTGCTCTTTGACGACATCGACCCTGCCCTGTGCCAGGCCGACCGCGCCGTCTTCCCCTcgctggcccaggcccaggcatcCGTGGCCAACGAGGCGTACCGGGCGCTGGGGCAGCCGCCCGTCTTCCTCTTCTGCCCCACAG AGTACTGCAGCGcgctctgctcccccagccccagccgctcCCGCTACCTGCTGGCCCtgggccaggagctgctgccGGGCATCGGCATCATCTGGACAG GCCCCAAGGTGGTGTCACAGGAGCTGTCGCTGGCACTCCTGGAGGAGGTGGAGGGCGTGCTGGGCCGCAGCCCCGTCATCTGGGACAACCTCTATGCCAATGACTACGACTGCCGCCGCGTCTTCCTGGGCCCCTTCACGGGCCGCCCCCCCGGGCTCATGTCCAGGCTTCGCGGGCTCCTGCTCAACCCCAATGGCGAGCTCCAAGCCAACTACGTGCCCCTGCACACGCTTGGCACATGGCTGCGCTGCAGCCGGCGGGGACACGGCATGCACACAG aggAAGACGCAGCAGCAGAGACCCAGGAGGAGCCGAGCTACAGCCCGCAGGAGGCGCTGGACCAGGCCCTGCGTGACTGGGTGGCCGAGATCCGCCAACAGGTGCCGGATCCAG CGGGCAGCCCTGAGGAGATGGTGTCTGAACCAGAGCCAGGTCCCAGCAGCGAGAGCCGGAGCCACCCAAAGCCCCTGAGCGCAGCAGCGGGCAGCAGGGAGCCGGCGCCGGCACCGGGGCTGCACAGCAAGAGCAGGGtgctggagggggctgcagagcctggggacagcaaCACCGGGCAGGACGGGGCTGCGCCTATGGGCAGGGATGAGGACATGGCCCCTGAGGCACCAGTGCCACCTCCCGCAGCCCAGGTGCCGACCACCCCAGGCCTCTCAACACCCCGTGGTACTGCCGTGGCCAATGCCCGATGGAGCCCCCCGGTGCCCGTGGCTGACAGCACCGATGATGCAGACCCTGCGTCACCCAGGGCCAGCACGGCCAACAGCTGCCGGAGCCCCCCAGTGCCCGTGGCCAATGGGGCCAGCGCCAGCCTGGACCCTGCACTGCCCGTTGCCCACGTAACCGATGCCATCCAGAGCACTGCGGTGCTCGTGGCTGATGGTGTCAGCACCAAGCTGAGCCCCGCGCTGCCCCTGGCCCACGGCACGGGCGCTGGCTCGGAGCCCCCCTGGGCCCAGGCGGAGAGTAGCCCGgcgaaggggctggggctggaggaggtgcgGCTGCTGGTGGAGCTCTTCTACCTGCCCTACGAGCACGGGGCGCAGGCcgcccagctcctgcagcacttcCGCTGGCTCCAGGCCAACCGCCGCGGCGCCCGCGCCCCAGGCAGAGCCAGCGACGCcgacctg gaggagcagtggcagtgccggGCTGAGGCcttccagcagctctgcagccgcATCTGTCACCTGCACGGGCGCTTCGTGAGCTGCGCCAGCCGCGCCCTGCGCTACGACCTGCACCGCTACCTCTGGGACCTGCGCACCGTCGTGCTGGCCGCCCGCGCCTTTGCCCTCTGGATGG ACGGCCGCATCCTCGCTGACCCCGACCCGCAGGGCACGTGGAGGAGCTGCTTCCGCT GGTGCCAGAGCAGTGCTGCGGCCCTTGCCCTGGCCGGGGATGCGGAGCCCTGGGTGCGCCATGGCGGCCTCTccggggagctgcag GCGCTGCTGCCCGTGGGGAACAGCTGCGAGCTTTTCCACTACCCACCCCCACTCGTGCCCTCCAGCCAGCACTACACCCTccggcccctgctgccacaggaCCAG GACGAGCTGTACCGGCTGTGCcgggagggggtggagtgtggcCCTGATGCTGCGGAGACGCTGGCGGCGCATCCGGACCTCCTGGGGGACTG GCTCCTGGGTAGCTTCCTGCGGCTGAGCCCCAAGTACACGTTCGTGCTGGAGGACATGGCAGGGCCCTGCGGGTATGCAGCCGGCACCCTCCGTgcccagagcttcctgcagcagcGCGAGCACATCTGGCTGCCCGCCATGCGGCTCAAGTACCCCCGCGCCCCGGACAGCGCCGCTGCGCAG GGCGCCGTGGGGGAGGCGCTGATGTCCTTCCAGGCAGAGCCGCTGGCTGTGCCCCCGGCCGTGCTGCAGCGCTTCCCCTCACTGGTGCAGCTGGGCACTGCGCCACGCGCACTGGACCCCGGCGCTGCCCGCAGCCTGGCCATCGCCCTGCTCAGCGCCCTGCGCGCCAATG GGTCCCGGGGCGTGTTCTGCGAGGTGAGCGCCGCGCACCACCACCAGCTGCATTTCTACGGGAAGCTCGGCTTTGTGACGCTGCCCGGCGGGCGGACCCATGGCCCTCACACCCAGCTCCTGGGCCGGCTCCTCTGA
- the LOC106740206 gene encoding protein O-GlcNAcase isoform X1 has protein sequence MPGPRFCAESTGAGPWRPDGNVGRAVPVPGGQGRAKPPLELAPNLRAPPPAFAGRRESHATDALLLVLSSEDLICPHHSSPRRLKRWGLNCYMYAPKDELKHRLLWREPYTEHEAAQLASLIAAAREQGVELVFALSTGQDMVFSSASDRLLLQRKLRQVAAAGCSSFALLFDDIDPALCQADRAVFPSLAQAQASVANEAYRALGQPPVFLFCPTEYCSALCSPSPSRSRYLLALGQELLPGIGIIWTGPKVVSQELSLALLEEVEGVLGRSPVIWDNLYANDYDCRRVFLGPFTGRPPGLMSRLRGLLLNPNGELQANYVPLHTLGTWLRCSRRGHGMHTEEDAAAETQEEPSYSPQEALDQALRDWVAEIRQQVPDPAGSPEEMVSEPEPGPSSESRSHPKPLSAAAGSREPAPAPGLHSKSRVLEGAAEPGDSNTGQDGAAPMGRDEDMAPEAPVPPPAAQVPTTPGLSTPRGTAVANARWSPPVPVADSTDDADPASPRASTANSCRSPPVPVANGASASLDPALPVAHVTDAIQSTAVLVADGVSTKLSPALPLAHGTGAGSEPPWAQAESSPAKGLGLEEVRLLVELFYLPYEHGAQAAQLLQHFRWLQANRRGARAPGRASDADLEEQWQCRAEAFQQLCSRICHLHGRFVSCASRALRYDLHRYLWDLRTVVLAARAFALWMDGRILADPDPQGTWRSCFRWCQSSAAALALAGDAEPWVRHGGLSGELQALLPVGNSCELFHYPPPLVPSSQHYTLRPLLPQDQDELYRLCREGVECGPDAAETLAAHPDLLGDWLLGSFLRLSPKYTFVLEDMAGPCGYAAGTLRAQSFLQQREHIWLPAMRLKYPRAPDSAAAQGAVGEALMSFQAEPLAVPPAVLQRFPSLVQLGTAPRALDPGAARSLAIALLSALRANGSRGVFCEVSAAHHHQLHFYGKLGFVTLPGGRTHGPHTQLLGRLL, from the exons atgccaggCCCCAGGTTTTGCGCTGAATCTACAGGGGCGGGTCCGTGGCGTCCTGACGGCAACGTGgggagggctgtgccagtgcCCGGAGGCCAAGGCAGGGCAAAGCCACCGCTGGAGCTGGCCCCCAACCTGAGGGCCCCGCCGCCTGCCTTTGCTGGCCGGCGAGAGTCCCATGCCACGGACGCGCTCCTGCTGGTGTTGTCCAGCGAGGATCTGATCTGTCCTCACCACAGCAGCCCGCGGAG GCTCAAGCGCTGGGGGCTGAACTGCTACATGTACGCGCCCAAGGATGAGCTGAAACACCGGCTGCTCTGGCGGGAACCCTACACAGAGCACGAGGCAG cccagctggcatcGCTCATCGCGGCCGCACGGGAGCAGGGCGTGGAGCTCGTCTTCGCCCTCTCCACGGGGCAGGACATGGTGTTCTCCAGCGCCAGCGACCGGCTCCTGCTGCAGCGCAAACTCAGGCAG GTGGCAGCGGCCGGGTGCAGCTCCTTCGCGCTGCTCTTTGACGACATCGACCCTGCCCTGTGCCAGGCCGACCGCGCCGTCTTCCCCTcgctggcccaggcccaggcatcCGTGGCCAACGAGGCGTACCGGGCGCTGGGGCAGCCGCCCGTCTTCCTCTTCTGCCCCACAG AGTACTGCAGCGcgctctgctcccccagccccagccgctcCCGCTACCTGCTGGCCCtgggccaggagctgctgccGGGCATCGGCATCATCTGGACAG GCCCCAAGGTGGTGTCACAGGAGCTGTCGCTGGCACTCCTGGAGGAGGTGGAGGGCGTGCTGGGCCGCAGCCCCGTCATCTGGGACAACCTCTATGCCAATGACTACGACTGCCGCCGCGTCTTCCTGGGCCCCTTCACGGGCCGCCCCCCCGGGCTCATGTCCAGGCTTCGCGGGCTCCTGCTCAACCCCAATGGCGAGCTCCAAGCCAACTACGTGCCCCTGCACACGCTTGGCACATGGCTGCGCTGCAGCCGGCGGGGACACGGCATGCACACAG aggAAGACGCAGCAGCAGAGACCCAGGAGGAGCCGAGCTACAGCCCGCAGGAGGCGCTGGACCAGGCCCTGCGTGACTGGGTGGCCGAGATCCGCCAACAGGTGCCGGATCCAG CGGGCAGCCCTGAGGAGATGGTGTCTGAACCAGAGCCAGGTCCCAGCAGCGAGAGCCGGAGCCACCCAAAGCCCCTGAGCGCAGCAGCGGGCAGCAGGGAGCCGGCGCCGGCACCGGGGCTGCACAGCAAGAGCAGGGtgctggagggggctgcagagcctggggacagcaaCACCGGGCAGGACGGGGCTGCGCCTATGGGCAGGGATGAGGACATGGCCCCTGAGGCACCAGTGCCACCTCCCGCAGCCCAGGTGCCGACCACCCCAGGCCTCTCAACACCCCGTGGTACTGCCGTGGCCAATGCCCGATGGAGCCCCCCGGTGCCCGTGGCTGACAGCACCGATGATGCAGACCCTGCGTCACCCAGGGCCAGCACGGCCAACAGCTGCCGGAGCCCCCCAGTGCCCGTGGCCAATGGGGCCAGCGCCAGCCTGGACCCTGCACTGCCCGTTGCCCACGTAACCGATGCCATCCAGAGCACTGCGGTGCTCGTGGCTGATGGTGTCAGCACCAAGCTGAGCCCCGCGCTGCCCCTGGCCCACGGCACGGGCGCTGGCTCGGAGCCCCCCTGGGCCCAGGCGGAGAGTAGCCCGgcgaaggggctggggctggaggaggtgcgGCTGCTGGTGGAGCTCTTCTACCTGCCCTACGAGCACGGGGCGCAGGCcgcccagctcctgcagcacttcCGCTGGCTCCAGGCCAACCGCCGCGGCGCCCGCGCCCCAGGCAGAGCCAGCGACGCcgacctg gaggagcagtggcagtgccggGCTGAGGCcttccagcagctctgcagccgcATCTGTCACCTGCACGGGCGCTTCGTGAGCTGCGCCAGCCGCGCCCTGCGCTACGACCTGCACCGCTACCTCTGGGACCTGCGCACCGTCGTGCTGGCCGCCCGCGCCTTTGCCCTCTGGATGG ACGGCCGCATCCTCGCTGACCCCGACCCGCAGGGCACGTGGAGGAGCTGCTTCCGCT GGTGCCAGAGCAGTGCTGCGGCCCTTGCCCTGGCCGGGGATGCGGAGCCCTGGGTGCGCCATGGCGGCCTCTccggggagctgcag GCGCTGCTGCCCGTGGGGAACAGCTGCGAGCTTTTCCACTACCCACCCCCACTCGTGCCCTCCAGCCAGCACTACACCCTccggcccctgctgccacaggaCCAG GACGAGCTGTACCGGCTGTGCcgggagggggtggagtgtggcCCTGATGCTGCGGAGACGCTGGCGGCGCATCCGGACCTCCTGGGGGACTG GCTCCTGGGTAGCTTCCTGCGGCTGAGCCCCAAGTACACGTTCGTGCTGGAGGACATGGCAGGGCCCTGCGGGTATGCAGCCGGCACCCTCCGTgcccagagcttcctgcagcagcGCGAGCACATCTGGCTGCCCGCCATGCGGCTCAAGTACCCCCGCGCCCCGGACAGCGCCGCTGCGCAG GGCGCCGTGGGGGAGGCGCTGATGTCCTTCCAGGCAGAGCCGCTGGCTGTGCCCCCGGCCGTGCTGCAGCGCTTCCCCTCACTGGTGCAGCTGGGCACTGCGCCACGCGCACTGGACCCCGGCGCTGCCCGCAGCCTGGCCATCGCCCTGCTCAGCGCCCTGCGCGCCAATG GGTCCCGGGGCGTGTTCTGCGAGGTGAGCGCCGCGCACCACCACCAGCTGCATTTCTACGGGAAGCTCGGCTTTGTGACGCTGCCCGGCGGGCGGACCCATGGCCCTCACACCCAGCTCCTGGGCCGGCTCCTCTGA
- the LOC106740206 gene encoding protein O-GlcNAcase isoform X2, protein MPGPRFCAESTGAGPWRPDGNVGRAVPVPGGQGRAKPPLELAPNLRAPPPAFAGRRESHATDALLLVLSSEDLICPHHSSPRRLKRWGLNCYMYAPKDELKHRLLWREPYTEHEAAGIAHRGRTGAGRGARLRPLHGAGHGVLQRQRPAPAAAQTQVAAAGCSSFALLFDDIDPALCQADRAVFPSLAQAQASVANEAYRALGQPPVFLFCPTEYCSALCSPSPSRSRYLLALGQELLPGIGIIWTGPKVVSQELSLALLEEVEGVLGRSPVIWDNLYANDYDCRRVFLGPFTGRPPGLMSRLRGLLLNPNGELQANYVPLHTLGTWLRCSRRGHGMHTEEDAAAETQEEPSYSPQEALDQALRDWVAEIRQQVPDPAGSPEEMVSEPEPGPSSESRSHPKPLSAAAGSREPAPAPGLHSKSRVLEGAAEPGDSNTGQDGAAPMGRDEDMAPEAPVPPPAAQVPTTPGLSTPRGTAVANARWSPPVPVADSTDDADPASPRASTANSCRSPPVPVANGASASLDPALPVAHVTDAIQSTAVLVADGVSTKLSPALPLAHGTGAGSEPPWAQAESSPAKGLGLEEVRLLVELFYLPYEHGAQAAQLLQHFRWLQANRRGARAPGRASDADLEEQWQCRAEAFQQLCSRICHLHGRFVSCASRALRYDLHRYLWDLRTVVLAARAFALWMDGRILADPDPQGTWRSCFRWCQSSAAALALAGDAEPWVRHGGLSGELQALLPVGNSCELFHYPPPLVPSSQHYTLRPLLPQDQDELYRLCREGVECGPDAAETLAAHPDLLGDWLLGSFLRLSPKYTFVLEDMAGPCGYAAGTLRAQSFLQQREHIWLPAMRLKYPRAPDSAAAQGAVGEALMSFQAEPLAVPPAVLQRFPSLVQLGTAPRALDPGAARSLAIALLSALRANGSRGVFCEVSAAHHHQLHFYGKLGFVTLPGGRTHGPHTQLLGRLL, encoded by the exons atgccaggCCCCAGGTTTTGCGCTGAATCTACAGGGGCGGGTCCGTGGCGTCCTGACGGCAACGTGgggagggctgtgccagtgcCCGGAGGCCAAGGCAGGGCAAAGCCACCGCTGGAGCTGGCCCCCAACCTGAGGGCCCCGCCGCCTGCCTTTGCTGGCCGGCGAGAGTCCCATGCCACGGACGCGCTCCTGCTGGTGTTGTCCAGCGAGGATCTGATCTGTCCTCACCACAGCAGCCCGCGGAG GCTCAAGCGCTGGGGGCTGAACTGCTACATGTACGCGCCCAAGGATGAGCTGAAACACCGGCTGCTCTGGCGGGAACCCTACACAGAGCACGAGGCAG ctggcatcGCTCATCGCGGCCGCACGGGAGCAGGGCGTGGAGCTCGTCTTCGCCCTCTCCACGGGGCAGGACATGGTGTTCTCCAGCGCCAGCGACCGGCTCCTGCTGCAGCGCAAACTCAG GTGGCAGCGGCCGGGTGCAGCTCCTTCGCGCTGCTCTTTGACGACATCGACCCTGCCCTGTGCCAGGCCGACCGCGCCGTCTTCCCCTcgctggcccaggcccaggcatcCGTGGCCAACGAGGCGTACCGGGCGCTGGGGCAGCCGCCCGTCTTCCTCTTCTGCCCCACAG AGTACTGCAGCGcgctctgctcccccagccccagccgctcCCGCTACCTGCTGGCCCtgggccaggagctgctgccGGGCATCGGCATCATCTGGACAG GCCCCAAGGTGGTGTCACAGGAGCTGTCGCTGGCACTCCTGGAGGAGGTGGAGGGCGTGCTGGGCCGCAGCCCCGTCATCTGGGACAACCTCTATGCCAATGACTACGACTGCCGCCGCGTCTTCCTGGGCCCCTTCACGGGCCGCCCCCCCGGGCTCATGTCCAGGCTTCGCGGGCTCCTGCTCAACCCCAATGGCGAGCTCCAAGCCAACTACGTGCCCCTGCACACGCTTGGCACATGGCTGCGCTGCAGCCGGCGGGGACACGGCATGCACACAG aggAAGACGCAGCAGCAGAGACCCAGGAGGAGCCGAGCTACAGCCCGCAGGAGGCGCTGGACCAGGCCCTGCGTGACTGGGTGGCCGAGATCCGCCAACAGGTGCCGGATCCAG CGGGCAGCCCTGAGGAGATGGTGTCTGAACCAGAGCCAGGTCCCAGCAGCGAGAGCCGGAGCCACCCAAAGCCCCTGAGCGCAGCAGCGGGCAGCAGGGAGCCGGCGCCGGCACCGGGGCTGCACAGCAAGAGCAGGGtgctggagggggctgcagagcctggggacagcaaCACCGGGCAGGACGGGGCTGCGCCTATGGGCAGGGATGAGGACATGGCCCCTGAGGCACCAGTGCCACCTCCCGCAGCCCAGGTGCCGACCACCCCAGGCCTCTCAACACCCCGTGGTACTGCCGTGGCCAATGCCCGATGGAGCCCCCCGGTGCCCGTGGCTGACAGCACCGATGATGCAGACCCTGCGTCACCCAGGGCCAGCACGGCCAACAGCTGCCGGAGCCCCCCAGTGCCCGTGGCCAATGGGGCCAGCGCCAGCCTGGACCCTGCACTGCCCGTTGCCCACGTAACCGATGCCATCCAGAGCACTGCGGTGCTCGTGGCTGATGGTGTCAGCACCAAGCTGAGCCCCGCGCTGCCCCTGGCCCACGGCACGGGCGCTGGCTCGGAGCCCCCCTGGGCCCAGGCGGAGAGTAGCCCGgcgaaggggctggggctggaggaggtgcgGCTGCTGGTGGAGCTCTTCTACCTGCCCTACGAGCACGGGGCGCAGGCcgcccagctcctgcagcacttcCGCTGGCTCCAGGCCAACCGCCGCGGCGCCCGCGCCCCAGGCAGAGCCAGCGACGCcgacctg gaggagcagtggcagtgccggGCTGAGGCcttccagcagctctgcagccgcATCTGTCACCTGCACGGGCGCTTCGTGAGCTGCGCCAGCCGCGCCCTGCGCTACGACCTGCACCGCTACCTCTGGGACCTGCGCACCGTCGTGCTGGCCGCCCGCGCCTTTGCCCTCTGGATGG ACGGCCGCATCCTCGCTGACCCCGACCCGCAGGGCACGTGGAGGAGCTGCTTCCGCT GGTGCCAGAGCAGTGCTGCGGCCCTTGCCCTGGCCGGGGATGCGGAGCCCTGGGTGCGCCATGGCGGCCTCTccggggagctgcag GCGCTGCTGCCCGTGGGGAACAGCTGCGAGCTTTTCCACTACCCACCCCCACTCGTGCCCTCCAGCCAGCACTACACCCTccggcccctgctgccacaggaCCAG GACGAGCTGTACCGGCTGTGCcgggagggggtggagtgtggcCCTGATGCTGCGGAGACGCTGGCGGCGCATCCGGACCTCCTGGGGGACTG GCTCCTGGGTAGCTTCCTGCGGCTGAGCCCCAAGTACACGTTCGTGCTGGAGGACATGGCAGGGCCCTGCGGGTATGCAGCCGGCACCCTCCGTgcccagagcttcctgcagcagcGCGAGCACATCTGGCTGCCCGCCATGCGGCTCAAGTACCCCCGCGCCCCGGACAGCGCCGCTGCGCAG GGCGCCGTGGGGGAGGCGCTGATGTCCTTCCAGGCAGAGCCGCTGGCTGTGCCCCCGGCCGTGCTGCAGCGCTTCCCCTCACTGGTGCAGCTGGGCACTGCGCCACGCGCACTGGACCCCGGCGCTGCCCGCAGCCTGGCCATCGCCCTGCTCAGCGCCCTGCGCGCCAATG GGTCCCGGGGCGTGTTCTGCGAGGTGAGCGCCGCGCACCACCACCAGCTGCATTTCTACGGGAAGCTCGGCTTTGTGACGCTGCCCGGCGGGCGGACCCATGGCCCTCACACCCAGCTCCTGGGCCGGCTCCTCTGA